One genomic region from Paroceanicella profunda encodes:
- a CDS encoding PleD family two-component system response regulator: MSGRILVIDDVETNRVILRTKLASQYYSVLLAESGYHGLDLATREEPDVILLDVVMPDIDGFEVCRRLKADPCLAHIPVVMITALNSPEERLRGLEVGADDFLSRPLCDLALFARVRNLMRSKLMFDELRLRDRTCGGSGPGTTLAEGDALIASGGSSVLFVSDPPEEAQDWATRMGRRLGIRTMSCDAGQTALNIVREAPPDAIVISQQVRDGVDGRQLLAALRSHPDTRQSAILFAVQGEDFALAAQVLDLGASDYFHTPPDPAELAARLRAQLRRKLISDGLRSTLRDGLRLAMVDPLTGLFNRRYALHHLERIVARARATGRGFATMMLDLDSFKSVNDRYGHPAGDAVLRQFADRLRETVRGEDLVARLGGEEFFVAMPDVDARIAAQVAERMRVAVESAPFVVDGVPEGLSVTVSIGVSVGHHPEPLEVAELINRADAALYASKHGGRNMVTVVANAA, encoded by the coding sequence ATGTCTGGACGGATTCTGGTAATCGATGACGTCGAAACCAACCGCGTCATCCTCAGGACCAAGCTTGCTTCGCAATATTACTCGGTCCTCCTTGCAGAGAGCGGATATCACGGGCTCGACCTTGCCACGCGCGAGGAACCCGATGTCATCCTGCTCGACGTGGTCATGCCCGATATCGACGGGTTCGAGGTCTGCCGGCGGCTGAAGGCGGACCCCTGCCTCGCCCATATCCCGGTGGTGATGATCACGGCGCTCAATTCGCCCGAGGAGCGGCTGCGCGGCCTGGAGGTGGGTGCGGACGACTTCCTCTCCCGGCCGCTGTGCGACCTTGCCCTGTTCGCCCGGGTGCGCAACCTCATGCGCTCCAAGCTGATGTTCGACGAACTGCGCCTGCGCGACCGCACCTGCGGCGGCTCCGGGCCGGGCACCACGCTGGCGGAGGGCGACGCGCTCATCGCCAGCGGCGGCAGCAGCGTGCTCTTCGTCTCCGACCCGCCGGAGGAGGCGCAGGACTGGGCCACCCGGATGGGCCGCCGCCTGGGCATCCGCACCATGAGCTGCGACGCGGGGCAGACGGCGCTCAACATCGTGCGCGAAGCCCCGCCGGACGCCATCGTGATCTCGCAGCAGGTGCGGGACGGGGTGGACGGGCGCCAGTTGCTCGCCGCGCTGCGCTCGCATCCCGACACGCGGCAATCGGCCATCCTCTTCGCGGTGCAGGGCGAGGATTTCGCGCTGGCCGCCCAGGTTCTGGACCTCGGCGCGAGCGATTATTTCCACACCCCGCCGGACCCGGCCGAGCTGGCCGCGCGCCTGCGCGCGCAGCTCCGCCGCAAGCTGATCTCCGACGGCCTGCGCTCCACCCTGCGCGACGGGCTGCGCCTTGCGATGGTCGACCCCCTCACCGGGCTGTTCAACCGGCGTTACGCCCTCCACCACCTCGAGCGCATCGTCGCGCGTGCCCGCGCCACCGGGCGCGGTTTCGCGACCATGATGCTCGATCTCGACAGCTTCAAGTCGGTGAACGACCGCTACGGCCACCCGGCCGGGGACGCCGTGTTGCGCCAGTTCGCCGACCGCCTGCGCGAGACCGTGCGCGGCGAGGATCTGGTGGCGCGGCTGGGCGGCGAGGAGTTCTTCGTCGCCATGCCCGATGTCGATGCGCGCATCGCCGCCCAGGTGGCCGAGCGCATGCGCGTGGCGGTGGAATCGGCGCCCTTCGTGGTCGACGGCGTGCCCGAGGGCCTCTCGGTGACGGTGAGCATCGGGGTGAGCGTCGGCCA
- a CDS encoding DUF3572 domain-containing protein yields the protein MRHHKQPSAEEIGLSAFSWLLEDPDRAGSFLGWSGTDPSELAGRLEDPVFLGFVLDFLLMEDEQVTAFCAAAGLKTDAPMRARQALPGGDLPNWT from the coding sequence ATGCGTCATCACAAGCAGCCTTCGGCCGAGGAGATCGGTCTCTCCGCCTTTTCCTGGCTGCTGGAGGACCCGGACAGGGCCGGCTCCTTCCTGGGCTGGTCGGGCACCGACCCCTCGGAGCTGGCCGGGCGGCTGGAGGACCCGGTGTTCCTGGGCTTCGTGCTCGACTTCCTGCTGATGGAGGACGAGCAGGTGACCGCCTTCTGCGCCGCGGCCGGGCTGAAGACCGACGCGCCGATGCGCGCGCGCCAGGCCCTGCCCGGCGGCGACCTGCCGAACTGGACGTGA
- a CDS encoding acyl-CoA thioesterase: MPKDRAPRANYAYFREMTTRWRDNDVYGHMNNVVYYEFFDALVNLWLIEEAALPVPEAEVIGLVVETGCVYHASLGWPRGLVAGLGMERVGSSSLTFRIGLFAPDEDLAAAEGRFTHVYVDPATRRPVPLPDGLRAAAEALRAAV, translated from the coding sequence ATGCCGAAGGACCGCGCGCCGCGCGCAAACTATGCATATTTCCGGGAGATGACCACCCGCTGGCGCGACAATGATGTCTACGGCCACATGAACAATGTCGTCTACTACGAGTTCTTCGACGCGCTGGTGAATCTCTGGCTGATCGAGGAGGCGGCCCTGCCGGTGCCGGAGGCGGAGGTCATCGGGCTGGTGGTGGAGACGGGCTGTGTCTACCACGCCTCGCTGGGCTGGCCGCGCGGGCTGGTCGCGGGGCTGGGGATGGAGCGCGTCGGCTCCAGTTCGCTCACCTTCCGCATCGGGCTCTTCGCGCCGGACGAGGATCTCGCCGCCGCCGAGGGCCGCTTCACCCATGTCTACGTGGACCCGGCCACCCGCCGCCCCGTGCCCCTGCCGGACGGCTTGCGCGCCGCAGCGGAGGCGCTCCGCGCGGCCGTCTGA
- a CDS encoding HAD family hydrolase, giving the protein MHERIKGLLFDKDGTLFDFQSSWAPVFARVVAELAGDDAARAGALCAAGGFDAGRGRFTPASPVIAGTSADIAACLLPHLPGWDAERLEELLNRRATGVAMSPVTDLAAFTGRLRRAGLRTGVATNDGETAARSHLGAAAAGFDYIAGYDSGYGAKPGPGMVEGFLAVTGLAPREVAMVGDSLHDLVAARAAGTLAIAVLTGVAGAADLAPHADLVFDSIADLPAWLEIAP; this is encoded by the coding sequence ATGCACGAGCGGATCAAGGGGCTGCTGTTCGACAAGGACGGCACGCTGTTCGACTTCCAGTCCTCCTGGGCACCGGTGTTCGCCCGGGTCGTGGCGGAACTGGCCGGAGATGACGCCGCGCGGGCCGGCGCGCTCTGCGCCGCCGGGGGCTTCGATGCCGGGCGCGGGCGCTTCACCCCGGCCTCCCCGGTGATCGCCGGCACCTCGGCCGACATTGCCGCCTGCCTGCTGCCGCACCTGCCGGGCTGGGACGCGGAGCGGCTGGAAGAGCTGCTCAACCGCCGGGCCACCGGGGTGGCGATGTCTCCCGTCACCGATCTCGCCGCCTTCACCGGCCGGCTGCGCCGCGCCGGGCTGCGCACCGGCGTCGCCACCAATGACGGCGAGACCGCGGCGCGCAGCCACCTGGGCGCCGCCGCCGCCGGCTTCGACTACATCGCCGGCTATGACAGCGGCTACGGCGCGAAGCCGGGGCCGGGCATGGTGGAGGGGTTCCTCGCCGTCACCGGGCTCGCGCCGCGGGAAGTGGCGATGGTCGGCGACAGCCTGCACGACCTCGTCGCCGCCCGCGCCGCCGGCACGCTCGCCATCGCCGTGCTCACCGGCGTGGCCGGCGCCGCGGATCTCGCCCCGCATGCCGACCTCGTGTTCGACAGCATCGCCGACCTGCCCGCCTGGCTGGAGATCGCCCCATGA
- a CDS encoding patatin-like phospholipase family protein, which translates to MIARRALLGGLTALAACSGLPRMPPAIPAPERDSIAALPGYDRIRFFGDEVSPRASDMVEMIVNRRRASHVRPGKFDILALSGGGSDGAYGAGLLTGWSAQGDRPEFDVVTGISTGALIAPFAFLGPEEDDQIAHLYTSISLDQIVEFAPLKALFGAASLGDSTPLLRLLREQITPEFVARIAQQYQRGRVLLIGTTNLDAQRPVIWDIGAIASSGREDAPELICRVMLASAAIPAAFSPVLFRVTQNGVAGSELHVDGGVTQSIFVTPPGFDTRPIMDRLGVPPEGRALWLIRNASLRPDYDPLPLGVLDIAQRAVSTLIKSQTTGDLFGIQARAKEDGFAFHLAYVPESFDERETAPFDPQYMAALFALGRREAEAGYDWKSSVYPATVNPDAGN; encoded by the coding sequence ATGATCGCGCGCCGTGCGCTGCTCGGCGGGCTGACCGCCCTGGCGGCGTGCTCCGGCCTGCCCCGGATGCCCCCGGCGATTCCGGCCCCCGAACGGGATTCCATCGCCGCGCTGCCCGGCTATGACCGCATCCGCTTCTTCGGCGACGAGGTCTCGCCCCGCGCAAGCGACATGGTCGAGATGATCGTGAACCGCCGGCGCGCGAGCCATGTCCGCCCGGGGAAGTTCGACATCCTCGCCCTCTCGGGCGGCGGATCGGACGGGGCCTACGGCGCCGGCCTGCTCACCGGCTGGAGCGCGCAAGGCGACCGGCCGGAGTTCGACGTGGTCACCGGCATCTCCACCGGCGCGCTGATCGCCCCCTTCGCCTTCCTCGGGCCGGAGGAGGACGACCAGATCGCCCATCTCTACACCAGCATCTCGCTGGACCAGATCGTGGAGTTCGCGCCGCTGAAGGCGCTGTTCGGGGCCGCCTCCCTGGGCGATTCGACGCCGCTGCTGCGGCTGCTGCGCGAGCAGATCACGCCGGAGTTCGTCGCCCGGATCGCGCAGCAGTACCAGCGCGGGCGCGTGCTGCTGATCGGCACCACCAATCTCGATGCCCAGCGCCCGGTGATCTGGGACATCGGCGCCATTGCCAGCTCCGGGCGCGAGGATGCGCCGGAGCTGATCTGCAGGGTGATGCTGGCCTCCGCCGCGATTCCCGCCGCCTTCTCGCCGGTGCTGTTCCGCGTCACGCAGAACGGCGTGGCGGGCAGCGAACTGCATGTCGACGGCGGGGTCACCCAGTCGATCTTCGTGACGCCGCCGGGCTTCGACACCCGGCCGATCATGGACCGGCTCGGCGTGCCCCCGGAGGGCCGCGCGCTCTGGCTGATCCGCAATGCCAGCCTGCGGCCGGACTATGACCCGCTGCCGCTCGGGGTGCTCGACATCGCCCAGCGCGCGGTGAGCACGCTGATCAAGTCGCAGACCACCGGCGATCTCTTCGGCATCCAGGCCCGGGCGAAGGAGGACGGTTTCGCCTTCCACCTCGCCTATGTGCCCGAGAGTTTCGACGAGCGCGAGACCGCGCCCTTCGACCCGCAGTACATGGCAGCCCTCTTCGCCCTCGGCCGCCGCGAGGCCGAGGCGGGCTATGACTGGAAGTCCTCCGTCTATCCCGCGACGGTCAACCCCGACGCGGGGAACTGA
- a CDS encoding Glu/Leu/Phe/Val family dehydrogenase — MQIQHEPSFRQSVDIMFNRAAALLHLPDGLEEKIRVCNSTYTVRFGVRLRGQIHTFTGYRAVHSEHMEPVKGGIRYALSVNQDEVEALAALMTYKCALVEAPYGGSKGGLCIDPRAWEEDELERITRRFAYELIKRDLINPSQNVPAPDMGTGEREMAWIADQYRRMATTDINARACVTGKPLNAGGIAGRTEATGRGVQYALREMFRHKEDVAEAHLTGKLAGKRVIVQGLGNVGYHAAKFLSEEDGCLITGIIERDGAILDPTGLPVERVRAHIAETGGVRGFPGATYVADGSTVLCEDCDILIPAAMEGVINLSNAHSIKAPLIVEAANGPTTAGADEVLRSKGTIILPDMYANAGGVTVSYFEWVKNLSHIRFGRMQRRQEEARHQLLVDELERIGGQMKFAGALSEGFKENYLHGAGELELVRSGLDDTMREAYQSMRSVWRSRSDVTDLRLAAYVVSIDRVSQSYRALGL; from the coding sequence ATGCAGATCCAGCACGAACCGAGCTTCCGCCAATCCGTCGACATCATGTTCAACCGCGCAGCCGCGCTCCTGCACCTGCCTGACGGGCTGGAGGAGAAGATCCGGGTGTGCAACTCCACCTACACCGTGCGCTTCGGCGTGCGCCTGCGCGGGCAGATCCACACCTTCACGGGCTACCGCGCCGTGCATTCCGAGCACATGGAGCCGGTGAAGGGCGGCATCCGCTACGCCCTCTCGGTGAACCAGGACGAGGTCGAGGCGCTCGCGGCCCTGATGACCTACAAATGCGCGCTGGTCGAGGCGCCTTACGGCGGCTCCAAGGGCGGCCTGTGCATCGACCCCCGCGCCTGGGAGGAGGACGAGCTGGAGCGAATCACCCGCCGCTTCGCCTACGAGCTCATCAAGCGCGACCTCATCAACCCCTCCCAGAACGTGCCCGCGCCGGACATGGGCACCGGCGAGCGCGAGATGGCCTGGATCGCCGACCAGTACCGCCGCATGGCCACCACCGACATCAACGCCCGCGCCTGCGTGACCGGCAAGCCGCTGAACGCCGGCGGCATCGCCGGGCGCACCGAGGCCACCGGGCGCGGCGTGCAATACGCCCTGCGCGAGATGTTCCGCCACAAGGAGGACGTGGCGGAGGCGCATCTCACCGGCAAGCTGGCCGGAAAGCGGGTGATCGTGCAGGGGCTCGGCAACGTGGGCTACCACGCCGCGAAGTTCCTCTCCGAGGAGGACGGCTGCCTGATCACCGGCATCATCGAGCGCGACGGCGCCATCCTGGACCCCACCGGCCTGCCGGTGGAGCGGGTGCGCGCCCATATCGCGGAGACCGGCGGCGTGCGCGGCTTCCCCGGCGCCACCTACGTGGCGGACGGCTCCACCGTGCTGTGCGAGGATTGCGACATCCTCATCCCCGCCGCCATGGAAGGGGTGATCAACCTCTCCAACGCGCATTCGATCAAGGCGCCGCTCATCGTGGAGGCCGCGAACGGCCCCACCACGGCCGGAGCGGACGAGGTGCTGCGCTCCAAGGGCACCATCATCCTGCCGGACATGTACGCGAACGCAGGCGGCGTCACGGTCTCCTATTTCGAATGGGTGAAGAACCTCAGCCACATCCGTTTCGGGCGCATGCAGCGGCGGCAGGAGGAGGCGCGCCACCAGCTTCTGGTCGACGAGCTGGAGCGCATCGGCGGGCAGATGAAGTTCGCCGGCGCGCTCTCCGAGGGGTTCAAGGAGAACTATCTCCACGGGGCCGGGGAACTGGAACTGGTGCGCTCGGGCCTCGATGACACGATGCGCGAGGCCTACCAGTCGATGCGCTCGGTCTGGCGCAGCCGCTCCGACGTGACCGACCTGCGCCTCGCGGCCTACGTGGTCTCCATCGACCGGGTGTCGCAGAGCTACCGCGCCCTGGGCCTCTGA
- the hrpB gene encoding ATP-dependent helicase HrpB yields the protein MTLPIDAVLPELVARVQAEGQAVLQAPPGAGKTTRAPLALMEALPEGRILMLEPRRVAARAAAERMADTLGESPGGRVGYRIRGEAAVSAATRVEVVTEGVLTRMLQSEPDLPGVACVIFDEFHERSLQADLGLALCLESRGALREDLALVVMSATLEAGPVAELMGAGIVTARGRSFPVETRHLDAPWAKPGARGPRFEAALADLVARALAETEGGVLVFLPGEGEIRRVEAALSGRLPAGVDLQPLYGALPLARQRAAIAPGPPGRRKLVLSTAIAETSLTIPDIRVVVDGGRSRRARFDPGSGMSRLVTERVTRAEAEQRRGRAGRVAPGVCYRFWTRGEEGALAAHAPAEIEAADLTGLRLELALWGAAAAELPFLTPPPAEALAEAGTLLAALGALDARGGVTAHGRALAALPLHPRLGHMLLRGAALGAGETAARIAALVSERDPLRGAGADLDLRLRALNRPGEAAAARPALERIRAEATRLARHPAFRAAREPGEGAAPTPAGLASLAWPDRIGLRRRGDDPRYLLSGGKGAVLDAADPLASRRMLVALDLDGDQREARIRLAAAFSEAEAKALHPDLLAEAEVCEWSRRERAVVARSRSLLGALVLEDRVWREVPAAAIAAAMCEGILRDLGLEALNWSKPARLLTARVEFLRGQGADMPDMSPEGLRASIRTWLEPHLGRARSAADLARIDLLGPLDSLLDWERRQALDRLAPAQITAPTGTTLAVDWSGAHPSVSVRLQEMFGLTEHPVIGPKRLPLQLELLSPAGRPVQVTADLPGFWARSYAEVRKDMRGRYPRHPWPEDPTVAEPTRRAKPRGT from the coding sequence GTGACCCTGCCGATCGACGCCGTCCTGCCCGAGCTCGTCGCGCGCGTGCAGGCGGAGGGGCAGGCGGTGCTGCAGGCCCCGCCCGGCGCCGGCAAGACCACGCGGGCGCCGCTGGCGCTGATGGAGGCGCTGCCCGAGGGCCGCATCCTGATGCTGGAGCCGCGCCGCGTGGCCGCGCGCGCCGCCGCCGAGCGCATGGCCGACACCCTGGGGGAAAGCCCGGGCGGCCGGGTGGGCTACCGCATCCGCGGCGAGGCCGCCGTCTCCGCCGCCACCCGGGTGGAGGTGGTCACCGAGGGCGTGCTCACCCGGATGCTGCAGTCGGAGCCGGACCTGCCGGGCGTGGCCTGCGTGATCTTCGATGAGTTCCACGAGCGCTCGCTGCAGGCCGATCTCGGCCTCGCGCTCTGCCTCGAATCCCGCGGCGCGCTGCGCGAGGACCTCGCGCTGGTGGTGATGTCGGCCACGCTGGAGGCCGGACCCGTGGCGGAGCTGATGGGCGCGGGCATCGTCACGGCCCGGGGGCGCAGCTTTCCGGTGGAGACCCGGCATCTCGACGCGCCCTGGGCGAAACCCGGCGCCCGCGGCCCGCGCTTCGAGGCGGCGCTGGCCGATCTCGTGGCGCGCGCGCTGGCGGAGACGGAGGGCGGCGTGCTGGTCTTCCTGCCCGGCGAAGGCGAGATCCGCCGGGTGGAGGCGGCCCTCTCCGGCCGGCTGCCCGCCGGGGTGGACCTGCAGCCGCTCTACGGCGCCCTGCCGCTCGCCCGCCAGCGCGCGGCCATCGCGCCGGGCCCGCCGGGCCGGCGCAAGCTGGTGCTCTCCACCGCCATCGCCGAGACCTCGCTCACCATTCCCGACATCCGCGTGGTGGTGGATGGCGGACGGTCCCGACGGGCGCGCTTCGACCCGGGCTCGGGCATGTCGCGCCTCGTCACCGAGCGGGTGACCCGCGCGGAGGCCGAGCAGCGCCGCGGCCGCGCGGGCCGCGTGGCGCCGGGGGTCTGCTACCGGTTCTGGACCCGGGGCGAGGAGGGCGCGCTCGCCGCCCATGCCCCCGCCGAGATCGAGGCCGCCGATCTCACCGGCCTGCGGCTGGAACTCGCGCTCTGGGGGGCCGCAGCGGCCGAGCTGCCCTTCCTCACTCCGCCGCCGGCGGAGGCGCTGGCGGAGGCCGGCACGCTGCTCGCGGCGCTGGGCGCGCTCGATGCGCGCGGCGGGGTCACCGCGCATGGCCGGGCACTGGCCGCGCTGCCGTTGCACCCGCGCCTGGGCCACATGCTGTTGCGCGGCGCGGCCCTCGGCGCGGGGGAGACGGCGGCCCGCATCGCGGCGCTCGTCTCAGAGCGTGACCCGCTGCGCGGCGCGGGCGCCGATCTCGACCTGCGCCTGCGCGCGCTGAACCGCCCCGGCGAGGCCGCCGCCGCGCGGCCGGCCCTTGAGCGCATCCGCGCCGAGGCCACGCGCCTCGCGCGCCACCCGGCTTTCCGCGCCGCGCGCGAGCCGGGGGAAGGCGCCGCTCCCACGCCCGCCGGCCTCGCCTCCCTCGCCTGGCCGGACCGCATCGGCCTGCGCCGGCGCGGGGACGATCCTCGCTACCTGCTCTCCGGCGGCAAGGGCGCGGTGCTGGACGCGGCCGACCCGCTCGCCTCCCGGCGCATGCTGGTGGCGCTGGACCTGGACGGAGACCAGCGCGAGGCGCGCATCCGCCTCGCCGCCGCCTTCTCCGAAGCCGAGGCGAAGGCGCTGCATCCGGACCTGCTGGCCGAGGCGGAGGTCTGCGAATGGTCGCGGCGCGAACGTGCCGTGGTGGCGCGCAGCCGCTCCCTGCTCGGCGCGTTGGTGCTGGAGGACCGGGTGTGGCGCGAGGTGCCCGCCGCCGCCATCGCCGCGGCGATGTGCGAGGGCATCCTGCGCGACCTCGGGCTGGAGGCGCTGAACTGGTCGAAGCCCGCGCGCCTGCTCACCGCGCGCGTGGAGTTCCTGCGCGGGCAGGGGGCGGACATGCCGGACATGAGCCCCGAGGGCCTGCGCGCCAGCATCCGCACCTGGCTGGAGCCGCACCTGGGCCGGGCGCGCAGCGCCGCCGACCTCGCGCGGATCGATCTCCTCGGCCCGCTCGACAGCCTGCTGGACTGGGAGCGCCGCCAGGCGCTGGACCGGCTCGCTCCGGCGCAGATCACCGCGCCCACCGGCACGACGCTGGCGGTGGACTGGTCCGGCGCGCATCCGTCCGTCTCGGTGCGGCTGCAGGAGATGTTCGGCCTCACCGAGCACCCGGTGATCGGGCCGAAGCGCCTGCCGCTGCAGCTCGAACTGCTCTCGCCCGCCGGGCGCCCGGTGCAGGTGACCGCCGATCTCCCCGGCTTCTGGGCCCGCTCCTATGCGGAGGTGCGCAAGGACATGCGCGGCCGCTACCCGCGCCACCCCTGGCCGGAGGACCCGACCGTGGCCGAACCCACCCGCCGCGCGAAGCCGCGCGGCACCTGA
- a CDS encoding Rieske (2Fe-2S) protein: MATEPWKTMQGAPAPGQEIIALDALEQGVRVLTLEEFGVILLREGDSVRAYWNACPHQYLPLDWRAPSILSADGTKLMCSNHAAIFDARTGAPAEGSIPVSCGLWAIPIAVEGGKVVAA, encoded by the coding sequence ATGGCCACGGAGCCCTGGAAGACGATGCAAGGCGCCCCCGCGCCCGGGCAGGAGATCATCGCGCTCGATGCGCTGGAACAGGGGGTGCGGGTGCTGACGCTGGAGGAGTTCGGCGTGATCCTGCTGCGCGAGGGCGACAGCGTGCGCGCCTACTGGAACGCCTGCCCGCACCAGTACCTGCCGCTGGACTGGCGCGCGCCCTCCATCCTCTCGGCCGATGGCACGAAGCTGATGTGCTCGAACCACGCCGCGATCTTCGACGCGCGCACCGGCGCGCCGGCGGAGGGATCGATCCCGGTCTCCTGCGGGCTCTGGGCCATCCCGATTGCGGTGGAGGGCGGAAAGGTGGTCGCTGCGTGA
- a CDS encoding 2OG-Fe(II) oxygenase produces the protein MFVPVTLPALFTPAECDALTALGEAAGYDQGGLVGGALLENIRSARIAWLDDAGSADWVMERIVAAVAEVNRTHFDFVLTDFAERMQLAWYGEAQGGHFDWHTDIGDGALARRRKLTLVVQVSAPEAYEGGALETNADANIRSADTARGSATFFPAFVLHRVTPVTRGARHSLTTWVHGPAFR, from the coding sequence ATGTTCGTTCCCGTCACCCTTCCCGCGCTGTTCACCCCGGCCGAATGCGATGCGCTGACCGCGCTGGGCGAGGCGGCGGGCTATGATCAGGGCGGTCTCGTGGGGGGCGCGCTGCTGGAAAACATCCGCTCCGCGCGCATCGCCTGGCTGGATGACGCGGGCTCCGCCGACTGGGTGATGGAGCGCATCGTGGCGGCGGTGGCCGAGGTGAACCGCACGCATTTCGACTTCGTCCTCACCGATTTCGCCGAGCGCATGCAGCTTGCCTGGTACGGCGAGGCGCAGGGCGGGCATTTCGACTGGCACACCGACATCGGCGACGGCGCGCTGGCCCGCCGGCGCAAGCTCACCCTCGTGGTGCAGGTCTCCGCGCCGGAGGCCTATGAGGGCGGCGCGCTGGAGACGAACGCCGACGCCAATATCCGCAGCGCGGACACCGCGCGCGGCTCGGCCACATTCTTCCCCGCCTTCGTGCTGCACCGGGTCACGCCCGTCACCCGCGGCGCGCGCCACTCGCTCACCACCTGGGTGCACGGCCCGGCCTTCCGCTGA
- a CDS encoding SDR family oxidoreductase: MSERVLITGGGSGIGAGLARAFAARGDRVAICDSDPEAVARCAAELPGAIARTADVTDEAGMAAFLSEVEAEWGGVDVVCANAGTGGPAGRIETLDYAAWQACIATSLHGAFLTCRWAARLMRAQGSGLIVLTSSTAGLAGYPLRSPYSAAKWAIVGLTKTLAMELGPAGVRVNAICPGAVEGPRMDRVVAMEAAASGRSEEETRELYVRGVSLRTWVSVEDVAAAVLHLASPAARRISGQILAIDGHTETLAP, translated from the coding sequence ATGAGCGAGCGCGTTCTGATCACCGGCGGCGGCAGCGGCATCGGGGCCGGCCTGGCCCGGGCCTTTGCCGCGCGGGGCGACCGGGTGGCGATCTGCGACAGTGATCCGGAGGCGGTGGCCCGGTGCGCCGCGGAGCTGCCCGGAGCCATCGCCCGCACCGCCGACGTGACGGACGAGGCCGGGATGGCGGCCTTCCTGTCGGAGGTGGAGGCGGAATGGGGCGGGGTGGACGTGGTCTGCGCCAATGCCGGCACCGGCGGGCCCGCGGGGCGCATCGAGACGCTGGATTACGCCGCCTGGCAGGCCTGCATCGCCACCAGCCTGCACGGCGCCTTCCTCACCTGCCGCTGGGCGGCGCGGCTGATGCGCGCCCAGGGCAGCGGGCTGATCGTGCTCACCTCCTCCACCGCCGGGCTGGCGGGCTACCCGCTGCGATCGCCCTATTCGGCGGCGAAATGGGCGATCGTGGGGCTCACCAAGACGCTGGCGATGGAGCTGGGCCCCGCGGGCGTGCGGGTGAACGCCATCTGCCCCGGCGCGGTGGAGGGCCCGCGCATGGACCGGGTGGTGGCGATGGAAGCCGCCGCCAGCGGCCGCTCGGAGGAGGAGACCCGGGAGCTCTACGTGCGCGGCGTCTCCCTGCGCACCTGGGTGAGCGTGGAGGACGTGGCCGCCGCCGTGCTGCACCTCGCCTCGCCCGCGGCGCGGCGGATCTCCGGGCAGATCCTCGCCATCGACGGCCATACGGAGACGCTGGCGCCCTGA
- a CDS encoding aspartate aminotransferase family protein encodes MITPVLPTYARAPLSFVKGEGPWLETETGERYLDLGAGIAVNILGHAAPVLVRALEEQARRVWHTSNLYRIPNQEELAAGLVEHTFADTMFFTNSGTEAIECAIKMARKFQSHAGHPERFRIVTFQGCFHGRSTGAIAATQGEKMVGGFGPLMPGFDQVPLDLDAVRAVVGPETAAIMIEPIQGEGGIRVVEASFLKALREICDENGALLILDEIQCGMGRTGRLFAHEWSGVTPDIMTVAKGIGGGFPLGACLATEHAASGMTAGTHGSTYGGNPLGCAIGLAVLGEVTAPGFMDGVSRASGHMRQRLEGLVASHPTIFSEVRGQGLMLALKCVPANGEVVKAGYAEHVITVPGGDNVVRLLPPLNITEAEIDAGIARLDAAATAMEAAAQ; translated from the coding sequence GTGATTACGCCCGTCCTGCCAACCTACGCGCGGGCACCGCTTTCATTCGTGAAAGGCGAGGGCCCCTGGCTGGAAACCGAGACCGGAGAGCGCTACCTTGACCTGGGAGCCGGCATTGCCGTGAACATCCTGGGCCATGCAGCCCCCGTGCTCGTCCGCGCGCTGGAGGAACAGGCCCGACGAGTCTGGCACACCTCGAACCTCTACCGGATCCCGAACCAGGAAGAGCTTGCCGCAGGGCTGGTGGAACACACCTTCGCGGACACGATGTTCTTCACCAACTCGGGCACCGAGGCGATCGAGTGTGCCATCAAGATGGCGCGGAAGTTCCAGAGCCATGCCGGCCACCCGGAGCGCTTCCGCATCGTCACCTTCCAGGGCTGCTTCCACGGCCGCTCCACCGGTGCCATCGCCGCCACGCAGGGCGAGAAGATGGTGGGCGGCTTCGGCCCGCTCATGCCCGGTTTCGACCAGGTGCCGCTCGACCTCGACGCGGTGCGCGCCGTGGTGGGCCCGGAGACGGCCGCCATCATGATCGAGCCCATCCAGGGCGAGGGCGGCATCCGGGTGGTGGAGGCCTCCTTCCTCAAGGCGCTGCGCGAGATCTGCGACGAGAACGGCGCGCTGCTGATCCTCGACGAGATCCAGTGCGGCATGGGGCGCACGGGGCGGCTCTTCGCGCATGAATGGTCGGGTGTTACGCCGGACATCATGACCGTGGCCAAGGGCATCGGCGGCGGCTTCCCGCTCGGCGCCTGCCTTGCCACCGAGCATGCGGCCTCCGGCATGACCGCGGGCACCCATGGCTCGACCTATGGCGGCAACCCGCTGGGCTGCGCCATCGGCCTCGCCGTGCTGGGCGAGGTCACCGCGCCGGGGTTCATGGATGGCGTGAGCCGCGCCTCGGGCCACATGCGCCAGAGGCTGGAGGGGCTGGTGGCCAGCCATCCCACCATCTTCTCGGAGGTGCGGGGCCAGGGCCTGATGCTGGCGCTCAAATGCGTGCCGGCGAACGGCGAGGTGGTGAAGGCCGGCTACGCCGAGCACGTGATCACCGTGCCCGGCGGCGACAACGTGGTGCGCCTTCTGCCGCCGCTCAACATCACCGAGGCGGAGATCGACGCGGGTATCGCCCGGCTCGACGCCGCCGCCACGGCGATGGAGGCAGCGGCGCAATGA